In Haloarcula sp. H-GB4, a single genomic region encodes these proteins:
- a CDS encoding digeranylgeranylglycerophospholipid reductase, whose product MRERFDVVIAGAGPAGAQCARDLAERNYEVLVLETESEDGFPRQSNKSTAGTFMSAMTGFAIPDDVVMNYTDNVVLESPNDHYVRNQTGAVLEFAEFKQWLVSEGRDKGATYRFDSRVSAPIMENGEIVGVRYDGDEEVYADIVIDATGPAAPLAKELDVCNLQRNHQAIGVEYEFEGVEVDHDDYADLRDAMMLRLDHDLAPGGYSWIFHTGEDTAKVGLCYIQNGSHQKYAKDGMGIDDYLEYWLDSDPRFDDAERIEGTQAHRGSAHIQPPDSMSTDNFMAIGDTVPTVDPLWGEGIHKGMKSARAAAATADSALKPDEPDTSAENLSVYDQLWHSEVAPKHNARLMMTELLYLAPNERYDQLMDDLRSTGQDTLRQINGGDRRAIAKLTHLSDMPILVEYARRRLDI is encoded by the coding sequence ATGCGCGAGCGCTTTGACGTGGTAATAGCCGGAGCCGGGCCTGCTGGGGCGCAGTGTGCCCGTGATCTAGCGGAGCGAAACTACGAGGTGCTCGTTCTCGAGACCGAGTCCGAAGACGGGTTCCCGCGTCAGAGCAACAAGTCCACCGCCGGGACGTTCATGTCAGCGATGACGGGCTTTGCGATTCCCGATGACGTGGTAATGAACTACACGGACAACGTCGTCCTTGAGTCCCCTAACGACCACTACGTCCGCAACCAGACCGGAGCCGTTCTTGAGTTCGCGGAGTTCAAACAGTGGCTTGTCTCGGAGGGGCGGGACAAGGGCGCGACCTACCGCTTTGACTCCCGCGTTTCGGCCCCCATCATGGAGAACGGGGAAATCGTCGGTGTCCGCTACGACGGCGACGAAGAGGTGTACGCGGACATCGTCATCGACGCCACTGGCCCTGCCGCGCCGCTGGCGAAGGAACTAGACGTGTGTAACCTCCAGCGGAATCATCAGGCTATCGGCGTCGAATACGAGTTTGAGGGCGTCGAAGTCGACCACGACGACTACGCCGACCTCCGTGACGCGATGATGCTCCGTCTGGATCACGACCTCGCTCCAGGTGGCTACTCTTGGATTTTCCACACTGGTGAAGACACGGCGAAAGTGGGCCTTTGTTACATCCAGAACGGCTCCCACCAGAAGTACGCGAAAGACGGGATGGGGATCGACGACTATCTGGAGTACTGGCTCGATTCGGACCCCCGGTTCGACGACGCCGAGCGGATCGAGGGCACGCAAGCTCACCGCGGGTCGGCCCACATCCAGCCACCCGATTCGATGAGCACGGACAACTTCATGGCTATCGGCGACACTGTCCCGACTGTTGACCCGCTATGGGGCGAGGGAATCCACAAAGGGATGAAGTCGGCCCGCGCTGCCGCCGCGACGGCTGACTCAGCGCTCAAGCCAGACGAACCCGACACGTCGGCGGAGAACCTCTCCGTCTACGACCAGCTCTGGCACAGCGAGGTGGCCCCGAAACACAACGCGCGCCTGATGATGACGGAACTGCTGTATCTCGCCCCGAACGAACGGTATGACCAGCTGATGGATGACCTCCGGAGTACCGGACAGGACACCCTCAGGCAGATCAACGGCGGCGACCGTCGGGCGATCGCGAAGCTAACCCACCTCTCTGACATGCCGATTCTCGTCGAATACGCGCGCCGTCGCCTCGATATTTGA
- a CDS encoding ATP-NAD kinase, which produces METPVGVVGDDALADVLRDAGVAVERGRDGAVPKTDRVVAAGEDAVAAVARAEGDPLVLPVAAGRGVRSVPRDDAVAAVSGLADARIETHPVLHVTMPDGTVEQAFWDVTLVTADAARISEFTIASTADRIGQFRADGVVIATAAGSPGYAHRVGGPILAPSDQAVVAPIAPFATDPDHWVLPVDGLSASIERDEATVELLVDDRISRPVSYQERITISVGSPVRTAVVDESRSRFE; this is translated from the coding sequence ATGGAAACCCCCGTTGGTGTAGTCGGTGACGACGCCCTGGCAGATGTGCTTCGAGACGCCGGCGTGGCTGTTGAACGGGGTCGTGATGGCGCTGTTCCGAAGACCGACCGAGTCGTCGCTGCTGGTGAGGACGCCGTCGCTGCCGTGGCACGGGCCGAGGGTGACCCGCTCGTGTTACCGGTCGCAGCGGGTCGCGGCGTCCGGTCAGTGCCACGCGACGACGCCGTCGCCGCTGTGTCGGGACTTGCTGATGCCCGGATTGAGACGCATCCAGTTCTCCACGTGACAATGCCTGACGGGACGGTCGAACAGGCATTCTGGGACGTGACTCTCGTCACCGCCGACGCCGCTCGCATCTCTGAGTTCACTATCGCGTCGACAGCCGACCGCATCGGACAGTTCCGGGCCGACGGTGTCGTAATCGCGACGGCTGCCGGCTCACCGGGCTATGCCCACCGCGTCGGCGGTCCGATTCTGGCACCGTCGGACCAGGCAGTGGTGGCACCGATCGCACCGTTTGCAACCGACCCGGATCACTGGGTGTTGCCTGTCGACGGACTCAGTGCTTCGATTGAGCGCGACGAGGCGACTGTCGAGTTGCTCGTCGATGACCGCATATCCCGCCCCGTCAGCTATCAGGAGCGTATCACAATCTCGGTCGGGTCGCCCGTCCGGACCGCTGTTGTCGACGAAAGCCGGTCCAGATTCGAGTGA
- a CDS encoding UPF0175 family protein yields MSHRSLTTALTLYRGETLTLEEAATYSGVSPTKFAAALRSRGIQVRDEDSPPVNRTAN; encoded by the coding sequence ATGTCACACAGGTCCCTCACTACGGCGCTGACACTGTACCGCGGGGAAACACTCACACTAGAAGAAGCGGCGACGTACAGCGGGGTGTCACCGACAAAGTTCGCCGCGGCGCTTCGTTCCCGCGGGATTCAGGTACGTGACGAAGACAGCCCACCGGTCAATCGGACTGCAAACTGA
- a CDS encoding cytochrome bc complex cytochrome b subunit, whose amino-acid sequence MSDNDTDDVRTDGSGTGIVSPDDETPAWSERKERTQGLSRLTYEYFERARREDQDLRQQSDYVERDVLAFPAWPHEMMRNIALTSFFVGMILFVSATLPPEMPNPANSSVTPAIILPDWYLYWSFGLLKLGPLNPDLSILGGSKLMADRTYGVLANVVVVGFVAIVPFLNKGSARRPVEQPFWAAVGMSGVIFSLTIAALSIKNLAPIAPHLLFDLTFLVPIVSATITYAVLKTMREGYMFDLNRRYYRLRPPK is encoded by the coding sequence ATGAGCGACAACGACACAGACGACGTTCGCACGGACGGTTCCGGCACCGGTATCGTCTCGCCGGACGATGAGACCCCAGCGTGGTCCGAACGCAAAGAGCGGACCCAGGGGCTCTCCCGGCTGACGTACGAGTACTTCGAGCGGGCGCGCCGCGAGGACCAGGACCTTCGCCAGCAGTCGGACTACGTCGAGCGTGACGTGCTCGCGTTCCCGGCCTGGCCCCACGAGATGATGCGCAACATCGCGCTGACGTCTTTCTTCGTGGGCATGATCCTGTTCGTCTCGGCGACGCTGCCCCCGGAGATGCCGAATCCGGCCAACTCCAGCGTGACGCCAGCGATTATCCTGCCGGACTGGTATCTCTACTGGTCTTTCGGCCTGCTCAAGCTTGGCCCGCTGAACCCCGATCTGAGCATCCTCGGCGGCTCAAAGCTCATGGCCGACCGAACCTACGGTGTGCTGGCAAACGTCGTGGTCGTCGGCTTCGTCGCCATCGTCCCCTTCCTGAACAAGGGGTCGGCCCGCCGACCAGTCGAGCAGCCGTTCTGGGCTGCGGTCGGGATGTCCGGCGTCATCTTCAGCCTAACCATTGCCGCACTGTCCATCAAGAACCTCGCCCCGATAGCACCACATCTGCTGTTCGACCTGACGTTCCTCGTCCCCATCGTCAGCGCGACGATCACCTACGCAGTGCTCAAGACGATGCGCGAGGGCTACATGTTCGACCTCAACCGTCGGTACTACCGGCTACGACCGCCGAAGTAA
- a CDS encoding cytochrome bc complex cytochrome b subunit, producing MSLERKDEHDHKGWMESRELTPIESVYLTVLVWLDRRLRVVDYLEILEDLYYKVNMQMPKSHTEQYNLDNKFWYWYPLYALGSFSTVAYIVAAISGALLGFYYAPAAAAADGSPTVAYDSVMLIMGQLNLGYFLRSVHRWAAQIMVAAVFLHMLRVYFTGAYKEPRELNWLIGIVLISLTLVFGYTGYLLPWSQLSFWAGQIGVEMSLSIPLIGEWVAQLMFGGFTLSQATLQRMYILHVFFLPFITTAIIAVHIGIVWMQGIAEPH from the coding sequence ATGAGTCTCGAACGCAAAGACGAACACGATCACAAAGGCTGGATGGAATCGCGCGAGTTGACGCCGATCGAATCGGTGTACCTGACCGTGCTTGTCTGGCTCGACCGACGGCTGCGCGTCGTTGACTACCTAGAGATCCTCGAAGATCTCTACTACAAGGTCAACATGCAAATGCCGAAGAGCCACACGGAACAGTACAACCTCGACAACAAATTCTGGTACTGGTACCCACTGTACGCACTCGGGTCGTTCTCAACAGTTGCGTACATCGTTGCCGCGATATCAGGCGCGCTGCTGGGCTTCTACTATGCTCCAGCCGCCGCGGCTGCCGACGGGTCGCCGACGGTTGCGTACGACTCAGTGATGCTCATCATGGGCCAGCTCAACCTCGGCTACTTCCTGCGTTCGGTTCACCGCTGGGCCGCGCAGATTATGGTCGCCGCGGTGTTCCTCCACATGCTCCGTGTGTACTTCACCGGGGCATACAAGGAACCGCGCGAGCTGAACTGGCTCATCGGCATCGTCCTGATTTCGCTAACCCTGGTGTTCGGATACACCGGCTATCTGCTGCCGTGGAGCCAGCTCTCGTTCTGGGCCGGCCAGATCGGAGTCGAGATGTCCCTCTCAATCCCGCTCATCGGTGAGTGGGTTGCACAGCTGATGTTCGGCGGGTTCACGCTCTCGCAGGCCACGCTACAACGGATGTACATCCTGCACGTGTTCTTCCTGCCGTTCATCACGACTGCCATCATCGCGGTCCACATCGGCATCGTCTGGATGCAGGGGATCGCTGAACCACACTAA
- a CDS encoding Rieske 2Fe-2S domain-containing protein, which translates to MPLDEDKYPAETGRRRFVKGVVGSAALSGVGVGGAAAVDATTDSAGEGGGTTPFVAVENTGGPAPRGMPIIPIEIDGGEISGLWPEYDENAGAAVAPDFGGSGIDYSSQWFQYCGIQSTAAIYPQSDRNSTFLNDTGTFSWQGEYESGKPLTVDMFEDYQDWGNGIGDPGVGKPASVVWRTNSDGKNGAPVQIIRSAEVEKMANGEGKYADLPGSVQSFVSEATDQGFIAWLNKCTHFCCVPGFKTQTGSANFGAANNIYCQCHQSVYDPFSPVQATFVALPRPPQTE; encoded by the coding sequence ATGCCACTTGATGAAGACAAATACCCGGCCGAAACAGGCCGTCGTCGCTTTGTAAAGGGCGTCGTCGGAAGCGCTGCACTCTCGGGCGTTGGCGTCGGTGGCGCGGCAGCCGTCGACGCGACGACAGACTCCGCCGGCGAAGGCGGCGGGACAACCCCGTTCGTCGCCGTCGAGAACACCGGTGGACCGGCCCCGCGGGGGATGCCGATCATCCCAATCGAAATCGACGGTGGCGAGATCAGTGGGCTTTGGCCAGAGTACGACGAGAACGCCGGTGCGGCCGTTGCACCGGACTTCGGCGGGAGCGGTATCGACTACTCCTCGCAGTGGTTCCAGTACTGTGGTATCCAGAGCACTGCCGCTATCTACCCCCAGTCTGACCGGAACAGCACGTTTCTCAACGACACCGGGACCTTCTCTTGGCAGGGAGAGTACGAGTCCGGCAAACCACTCACGGTCGATATGTTCGAGGACTACCAGGACTGGGGCAACGGAATCGGCGACCCCGGCGTCGGGAAGCCTGCGAGCGTCGTCTGGCGGACCAACAGCGACGGAAAGAACGGCGCTCCGGTGCAAATAATCCGGTCAGCCGAGGTCGAGAAGATGGCCAACGGCGAGGGCAAGTACGCGGACCTTCCCGGAAGCGTCCAGTCATTCGTCTCCGAGGCAACTGACCAAGGCTTTATTGCCTGGCTGAACAAATGCACGCACTTCTGCTGTGTACCCGGGTTCAAAACGCAGACCGGGAGCGCTAACTTCGGCGCGGCCAACAATATCTATTGTCAGTGCCACCAGTCCGTGTATGACCCGTTCAGCCCCGTGCAAGCGACGTTCGTGGCGCTGCCACGCCCACCACAGACGGAGTAA
- a CDS encoding halocyanin domain-containing protein, whose amino-acid sequence MNRREFVRTAGGAAGAAATLSATGAAAAQEEGGGGGETVPDYGGFLDQVGNFDGSTVDATGQDTVTVEVGVQANGGAYGFGPPAVHVDNGATVQWEWTGNGGGHNVVSDGDGPLDSGSTASSAGVNYEHTFEEDGIYPYLCVPHEGLNMKGAIVVGEEYATQTIGGGGPVEVAPHEAGVPIQPHYVGFGAGLAVIIPLIYTFFQLKYGESPHTSGGNN is encoded by the coding sequence ATGAACAGACGGGAGTTCGTCCGGACAGCAGGGGGGGCCGCCGGTGCCGCGGCGACCCTCAGTGCCACCGGCGCAGCCGCCGCACAGGAGGAAGGCGGTGGCGGTGGCGAAACCGTCCCGGACTACGGCGGTTTCCTGGACCAGGTCGGGAACTTCGACGGGTCGACCGTTGACGCGACCGGACAGGATACAGTAACTGTCGAGGTCGGCGTGCAGGCCAACGGCGGCGCGTACGGGTTCGGTCCGCCAGCCGTCCACGTGGACAACGGCGCGACTGTCCAGTGGGAATGGACAGGCAACGGTGGCGGGCACAACGTCGTCTCGGACGGCGATGGTCCGCTGGACTCCGGCAGTACGGCCTCCAGTGCCGGCGTCAACTACGAACACACCTTCGAAGAGGACGGCATTTACCCGTACCTCTGTGTCCCCCACGAGGGACTCAACATGAAGGGGGCTATCGTTGTCGGTGAGGAGTATGCGACACAGACAATCGGTGGTGGCGGCCCCGTCGAGGTCGCCCCCCACGAGGCCGGCGTCCCCATACAGCCACACTACGTCGGGTTCGGTGCTGGACTTGCAGTCATCATCCCACTGATTTACACGTTCTTCCAGCTGAAGTACGGCGAGTCGCCCCACACTAGCGGAGGGAACAACTGA
- a CDS encoding universal stress protein, with the protein MYEHILFPTDGSDGAAAALEHARNLAETHDATLHIMTVLDTSSPHIGMTSAGPEGATTGMIAEEHDESEPGMVGEKHNIDSSLQDRSQAIVEAAADEVDTVDTVTAIERGPPHRAILDYADENDIDLIVMGTHGRTGIERYLLGSVAEKVVRTSDVPVLTARLSDDEN; encoded by the coding sequence ATGTATGAACACATCCTCTTTCCAACCGACGGTAGTGACGGAGCAGCAGCCGCGCTGGAACATGCACGCAATCTTGCCGAAACGCACGACGCGACGTTACACATCATGACCGTGCTCGATACGTCGTCGCCGCACATCGGAATGACCTCCGCGGGCCCGGAGGGCGCGACGACCGGCATGATTGCTGAGGAACACGACGAGTCGGAGCCGGGCATGGTCGGCGAAAAGCATAACATCGACTCGTCACTGCAGGATCGGTCACAGGCCATTGTCGAGGCGGCGGCGGACGAAGTCGACACAGTCGATACCGTCACCGCCATCGAACGCGGTCCGCCGCACAGGGCAATCCTCGACTATGCCGACGAGAACGATATCGACCTCATCGTCATGGGCACCCACGGTCGGACGGGTATTGAACGGTATCTGCTCGGTAGCGTCGCCGAAAAGGTCGTTCGCACGTCCGACGTGCCAGTGCTCACTGCGCGCCTCAGTGACGACGAAAACTAA
- the nth gene encoding endonuclease III — MGTPLESRKEQATEVVDRLHEEYPDSAISLNYSSRLELLIAVVLSAQCTDERVNEVTADLFEKYQSAEDYAAASEEQLAEDIYGITFHNNKGGYLQGIGEILAEEHDGEVPDTMSALTDLPGVGRKTANVVLQHGHDVVEGIVVDTHVQRLSRRLGLTEEERPEAIEQDLLDVVPETEWQQFTHLLIDHGRAVCGARSADCEACVLADICPSEKGDSEGDLASGEAW, encoded by the coding sequence ATGGGAACGCCGCTGGAGTCACGCAAGGAACAGGCAACGGAGGTCGTCGACCGACTGCACGAGGAATACCCCGATTCGGCGATTTCACTGAACTACAGCAGCCGTCTGGAACTGCTGATTGCCGTCGTCCTCTCCGCACAGTGTACTGACGAACGAGTCAACGAGGTCACAGCAGACCTGTTCGAGAAGTACCAGAGTGCTGAGGACTATGCTGCGGCCTCCGAGGAGCAACTCGCCGAGGACATCTACGGCATCACGTTCCACAACAACAAGGGCGGCTATCTTCAGGGAATCGGTGAAATCCTGGCCGAAGAACACGACGGCGAGGTCCCTGATACGATGTCCGCTCTCACTGATCTCCCAGGTGTCGGCCGTAAGACGGCGAACGTTGTCCTCCAGCATGGCCACGATGTCGTCGAGGGCATCGTCGTCGACACGCACGTCCAGCGGCTCTCGCGGCGGCTGGGGCTCACCGAAGAAGAGCGCCCGGAAGCTATCGAGCAGGACCTGCTCGACGTGGTGCCCGAAACCGAGTGGCAACAATTTACGCACCTGCTCATCGACCACGGGCGAGCCGTGTGTGGTGCGCGCTCGGCCGACTGTGAGGCGTGCGTGCTCGCGGACATCTGTCCCTCGGAAAAGGGCGACAGCGAGGGCGACCTCGCCAGCGGCGAGGCGTGGTAG